One segment of Thermoanaerobacter kivui DNA contains the following:
- a CDS encoding FAD-dependent oxidoreductase: MKVAIIGAGVSGLSAAITFERYGIKPDIFEKKCKIGELFNHVGGLLKVINRPVKDPLHHLKNVYGIDIKPIDVIEKIVMKGPTVKSSVIDSHLGYMLLRGQGENSIENQLYKKLNMPINFNVDADYKKLKNEYDYVIIATGNSQIPKELGCWQELVTTWVRVAEVLGNFDTKTLIMWINTLYTKSGYVYLMPYNEKRAVLAMIVPYISKEELQYYWDTFLKVEKMKVDIVNMVDLQHDSGNCFPHRYENLLFVGNAGGAIEPFLGFGTFNSIVSGVVAAKSIASGIDFEKEISFLSNANIKMLEFRKALDLLDNDKIDRLIKILTFPPIKKLVYDSNFNVIKYGSIIMKYTVNKLHNKPYEHRKRV, translated from the coding sequence ATGAAAGTAGCTATTATTGGTGCTGGAGTTTCGGGATTAAGTGCTGCAATAACTTTTGAAAGGTATGGTATTAAACCAGATATTTTTGAAAAAAAGTGTAAAATAGGAGAATTATTTAATCATGTAGGTGGACTATTAAAAGTGATAAATAGGCCTGTAAAAGACCCTCTTCATCATCTTAAAAATGTTTATGGAATAGACATTAAGCCAATTGATGTAATAGAAAAAATAGTCATGAAAGGACCGACTGTTAAATCTTCTGTAATAGATTCTCATCTTGGATATATGTTACTTAGAGGGCAAGGAGAAAATTCAATTGAAAATCAATTGTACAAAAAATTGAATATGCCGATTAATTTTAATGTGGATGCGGATTACAAAAAATTAAAAAATGAATATGACTACGTTATTATCGCTACAGGCAATTCTCAAATTCCTAAAGAATTGGGTTGTTGGCAGGAATTAGTTACTACATGGGTAAGGGTTGCGGAAGTTTTAGGGAATTTTGATACAAAAACCCTTATAATGTGGATAAACACACTTTACACTAAAAGTGGATATGTATATCTCATGCCTTACAATGAAAAAAGAGCTGTGTTGGCTATGATAGTGCCTTATATTTCAAAAGAAGAGTTACAATATTATTGGGATACATTTTTGAAAGTGGAAAAAATGAAGGTAGACATTGTCAATATGGTAGATTTACAGCACGATTCAGGCAATTGCTTTCCCCACCGTTATGAAAACCTGCTTTTTGTTGGAAATGCAGGAGGAGCAATAGAGCCCTTTTTAGGGTTTGGAACTTTTAACTCTATTGTAAGTGGTGTTGTTGCTGCTAAAAGCATAGCATCAGGAATTGACTTTGAAAAAGAAATTAGTTTTTTGTCAAATGCTAATATAAAAATGCTGGAATTTAGAAAAGCTCTTGACCTTCTGGATAATGATAAAATAGATAGGCTTATAAAAATTCTCACTTTTCCACCTATAAAAAAGCTTGTCTATGACAGTAATTTTAATGTAATAAAATATGGTTCTATCATCATGAAATATACTGTAAACAAATTACATAACAAGCCTTATGAACACAGAAAGAGGGTATAA
- a CDS encoding sodium-translocating pyrophosphatase, whose translation MGSYLALIYGVIIIAALVIIGLIKFIFAQDKGDEKMQQISDAIKEGAMAFLNRQYKTIALLALIVAIIIIVANYYGHLSEGTGTALSFAWRIGFAFITGALCSALSGYIGMYIAVNSNVRVAAGAKSGLNRALQIALKGGAVTGLAVTALSLFGVATLFLAYGGLSGLSGQEALIKEAPSLLVGFGFGASFVALFAQLGGGIYTKAADVGADLVGKVEAGIPEDDPRNPAVIADLVGDNVGDCAGRGADLFESTAAENIGAMILGVGLYPVFGWRGILFPLVAGAIGIISSIIGIYFVNTKDESKDPMIALNKGYFVTTIVNLIALFFAVKIMLSGHLPDGSEVNYWLLYGAVVTGVVLSYIFVFLTDYYTSVNKRPVQEIAKASTTGAATNIITGISVGMESTALPVIFISAAIFIAYKLGELALPHIGTSGLYGTAIATMGMLSTTAYILAMDTFGPITDNAGGITEMSGAPESVRHVTDRLDACGNTTKALTKGYAVGSAALATFLLFSAYLDEVKKILGKPIDSWFAVDIGKPEVFIGAFIGAMIVYLFSSTAIRAVGRAAQYVILEVRRQFREIPGIMEGTAKPDYAKTVDIVTKGALKEMVIPGLIVVVTPILVGVILGKEAAAAFLMIGTISGVILALFLNNGGGAWDNAKKFIELGNYGGKKSEAHKAGVVGDTVGDPFKDTAGPSLHVLIKLISTITLVFVALFR comes from the coding sequence TTGGGTTCTTATCTTGCTCTAATTTACGGGGTTATAATTATTGCAGCCCTCGTTATAATTGGTTTAATTAAATTTATCTTTGCACAAGATAAAGGCGATGAAAAAATGCAGCAAATTTCAGACGCTATAAAAGAAGGAGCTATGGCTTTTCTAAACAGGCAATATAAAACAATTGCGCTTTTAGCCTTAATTGTAGCTATAATAATTATTGTAGCTAATTATTATGGACATCTATCTGAAGGAACTGGTACAGCATTAAGTTTTGCATGGCGCATAGGATTTGCATTCATTACAGGTGCTTTATGCTCAGCATTGTCAGGTTACATTGGAATGTATATAGCGGTGAATTCTAATGTAAGAGTTGCGGCTGGCGCAAAATCTGGCCTTAATAGAGCTCTGCAAATCGCTTTAAAAGGAGGAGCTGTAACAGGACTTGCAGTAACCGCTTTATCGCTCTTTGGCGTTGCTACTTTGTTTTTGGCTTATGGCGGTCTATCAGGTCTATCAGGTCAAGAAGCTTTGATAAAAGAGGCTCCTTCCTTGCTCGTCGGTTTTGGCTTTGGCGCATCTTTTGTAGCGTTATTTGCCCAGCTGGGCGGCGGTATATATACAAAAGCTGCTGATGTGGGTGCTGACCTTGTGGGCAAGGTAGAAGCCGGCATCCCCGAAGATGACCCAAGAAATCCCGCAGTTATAGCTGACCTTGTGGGAGACAACGTTGGAGACTGCGCAGGAAGAGGTGCTGACCTTTTTGAATCAACTGCTGCTGAAAATATAGGTGCTATGATACTGGGAGTAGGTCTTTATCCCGTATTCGGTTGGAGAGGGATACTGTTCCCGTTGGTAGCTGGTGCAATAGGCATAATTTCCTCAATTATAGGTATTTACTTTGTGAATACAAAAGATGAATCAAAAGACCCAATGATAGCTTTAAACAAAGGATATTTCGTCACAACAATTGTAAATTTAATTGCTCTTTTCTTTGCAGTAAAAATAATGCTTTCTGGCCATTTGCCTGATGGCAGTGAAGTTAATTATTGGTTACTGTATGGTGCAGTAGTAACAGGTGTTGTACTAAGTTACATCTTTGTATTCTTGACAGACTATTATACTTCTGTAAATAAACGTCCTGTACAGGAAATTGCCAAAGCTTCCACAACGGGAGCTGCTACAAACATAATTACAGGTATTTCTGTGGGTATGGAGTCTACTGCCCTTCCAGTCATATTTATATCCGCAGCAATATTTATAGCATATAAGCTTGGTGAATTAGCACTTCCTCACATAGGTACTTCTGGCCTTTACGGTACAGCTATTGCAACAATGGGAATGCTGTCAACAACAGCTTATATACTTGCAATGGATACATTTGGACCTATTACTGATAATGCTGGTGGAATTACTGAAATGTCAGGAGCACCAGAGTCAGTAAGACATGTGACAGACAGGTTGGACGCTTGTGGAAACACTACAAAAGCTTTGACAAAAGGATACGCAGTAGGTTCAGCCGCTCTTGCAACTTTCTTGCTTTTCTCTGCATATTTGGACGAAGTCAAAAAGATACTGGGTAAACCTATTGATTCTTGGTTTGCTGTAGATATAGGAAAACCTGAAGTCTTTATAGGAGCATTTATTGGAGCAATGATTGTATATCTCTTTAGTTCAACTGCAATAAGAGCTGTTGGTAGAGCTGCACAATATGTTATTCTTGAAGTTAGGAGACAGTTTAGAGAAATTCCCGGCATCATGGAAGGTACAGCAAAGCCAGACTATGCTAAAACAGTAGATATTGTAACTAAAGGCGCTTTAAAAGAAATGGTGATTCCGGGACTTATCGTAGTAGTAACACCGATATTAGTAGGTGTAATCCTTGGTAAGGAAGCTGCAGCAGCTTTCTTAATGATAGGTACTATTTCTGGTGTAATACTGGCTTTATTCTTAAACAACGGCGGCGGTGCTTGGGATAATGCAAAGAAATTTATAGAACTTGGCAATTACGGTGGTAAAAAATCTGAAGCTCATAAAGCTGGAGTTGTAGGAGACACTGTAGGTGATCCATTTAAAGATACAGCTGGTCCTTCACTGCACGTTCTCATAAAGCTCATAAGCACAATAACCCTTGTCTTTGTGGCTCTATTTAGATGA
- the gcvPB gene encoding aminomethyl-transferring glycine dehydrogenase subunit GcvPB: MKKYNKLIFELSKEGRKAYTLPKLDVEEKPLEDILPQQMMRKEEIELPEVSEVDIIRHYTLLSNKNYGVDTGFYPLGSCTMKYNPKINEDMASLVGFTALHPYQPVETVQGALKLMYELENMLSEITGMGKFSLQPAAGAHGELTGLMIIKAYHEHRNDTKRKKIIVPDSAHGTNPASAAVAGFDVIEIKSNKEGAIDLETLKAVLNEEVAGLMLTNPSTLGLFEENIVEIARLVHEAGGLLYYDGANLNAIMGITRPGDMGFDVVHLNLHKTFSTPHGGGGPGAGPVGVKKELADFLPVPVIEFKDGIYSLNYDKPLSIGKVRSFYGNFNVLVKAYSYILTMGAEGLKRASEMAVLNANYLKEKLKNHYKVAVDKVCMHEFVLAGLLEKVNDIRTLDVAKRLIDYGFHPPTIYFPLIVDEAIMIEPTETESKETLDAFIEAMIKISEEAKENPQLLKEAPHNTPVRRVDEVLAARNPVLKWSK; encoded by the coding sequence GTGAAAAAGTACAATAAATTGATATTTGAATTGTCAAAGGAAGGAAGAAAAGCCTACACTCTCCCTAAGTTGGATGTAGAAGAAAAACCTTTAGAAGACATACTTCCGCAACAAATGATGAGAAAAGAAGAAATAGAGCTTCCCGAAGTAAGTGAAGTAGACATAATAAGGCATTACACCCTTTTATCAAATAAAAACTACGGCGTCGATACAGGTTTTTATCCATTAGGGTCCTGCACAATGAAATATAACCCCAAGATAAATGAAGACATGGCATCCCTTGTCGGTTTTACAGCTCTACATCCCTACCAGCCAGTAGAAACAGTGCAAGGCGCTTTGAAACTCATGTATGAATTAGAAAATATGCTCTCTGAAATAACTGGAATGGGCAAATTTTCATTACAGCCTGCTGCAGGTGCTCATGGTGAACTGACAGGTCTTATGATAATTAAAGCATATCACGAGCACAGAAACGACACAAAACGCAAAAAAATAATCGTTCCAGATTCTGCCCACGGTACAAATCCTGCCAGTGCAGCAGTTGCTGGTTTTGACGTTATTGAAATTAAGTCTAACAAAGAAGGTGCAATAGACCTTGAGACGTTAAAAGCCGTTTTAAATGAGGAAGTAGCAGGACTTATGCTTACAAACCCCAGCACCTTAGGACTTTTTGAAGAAAATATAGTAGAAATCGCAAGACTAGTACACGAAGCAGGAGGACTTTTATACTACGACGGCGCAAATCTAAATGCTATAATGGGAATTACACGCCCTGGAGACATGGGATTTGACGTTGTGCATCTAAATCTTCATAAGACATTTTCTACACCTCACGGTGGTGGAGGACCTGGCGCAGGACCTGTAGGTGTCAAAAAAGAACTTGCCGACTTTTTACCAGTGCCTGTAATAGAATTTAAAGATGGCATATATAGCTTAAACTATGATAAGCCGCTTTCAATTGGAAAAGTGAGAAGCTTTTATGGCAACTTCAATGTGCTTGTAAAAGCTTATTCTTATATTCTAACTATGGGAGCTGAAGGACTTAAGAGAGCCAGCGAAATGGCCGTCTTAAATGCTAATTATCTTAAAGAAAAACTTAAAAATCACTATAAAGTAGCTGTTGACAAAGTATGCATGCATGAATTTGTTTTAGCTGGTCTCTTAGAAAAAGTCAATGATATCAGAACATTAGATGTAGCTAAAAGACTTATAGACTACGGTTTCCATCCGCCTACAATATATTTCCCATTAATTGTTGATGAAGCTATAATGATAGAGCCTACTGAAACAGAAAGTAAAGAAACATTAGACGCTTTTATTGAAGCAATGATTAAAATATCAGAGGAAGCAAAAGAAAATCCACAACTTTTAAAAGAAGCTCCACACAACACGCCTGTAAGAAGGGTTGATGAGGTACTGGCTGCAAGAAATCCTGTTTTAAAGTGGAGCAAATAA
- a CDS encoding HEPN domain-containing protein gives MVDSKKIEDWFNMAKKDFNGAKILYEHGGDYYLICFHCQQAIEKYLKGYLISKTGVINEGHSLVKLCKEAQKYNENFKNFLKDCALVNSYYIETRYPAEEPLYVEEEEVLECMRITEEIMNFIDKLVQEKN, from the coding sequence TTGGTTGATTCTAAAAAAATTGAAGACTGGTTTAATATGGCTAAGAAAGATTTTAATGGTGCAAAAATTTTGTATGAACATGGTGGCGATTATTATCTTATATGCTTTCACTGTCAACAAGCTATAGAAAAATATTTAAAGGGTTATTTAATATCAAAAACGGGTGTAATTAATGAAGGACATAGTTTGGTAAAACTTTGTAAAGAAGCACAAAAATATAATGAGAATTTCAAAAATTTTCTTAAGGATTGTGCATTAGTAAACTCATATTACATTGAAACAAGATATCCTGCTGAAGAACCTCTTTATGTGGAGGAAGAAGAGGTTTTGGAATGCATGAGAATAACAGAAGAAATTATGAATTTTATAGATAAATTAGTACAAGAAAAGAACTAA
- the gcvPA gene encoding aminomethyl-transferring glycine dehydrogenase subunit GcvPA, which produces MFPYLPTSSNDEKEMLKTIGKNSIEELFENIPQEVRLKGPLNLGKPMSEIELTAHIKKYAKENKSLEELTSFLGAGVYDHYIPSVVKHIISHSEFYTAYTPYQPEISQGTLQAIFEYQTMITNLTGMEVTNASMYDGATACTEAAIMACENTQRKTILVSKTVNPETRKVLKTYMHFRDIQVIEIEDTEGVTDIEKLKDEIGSNTAAVIVQYPNFFGIIEDLQEIEKITHENKAMLITYVHPIPLGILKSPGEIGADIAVGDGQSLGNGLNFGGPYIGFLATTQKLVRKMPGRIVGQTKDVDGRRAFVLTLQAREQHIRREKATSNICSNHSLNALTAAIYLATMGKKGIKEVAYQCTQKAHYAFSVLTTSGKYKPAFSKPFFMEFVLKADVDVDLINKKLLEKDILGGYNLHRDYDKYKNTMLLAFTEKRTKEEIDELKALLEVIV; this is translated from the coding sequence ATGTTTCCCTACCTTCCCACCTCCTCCAATGACGAAAAAGAAATGCTTAAAACAATAGGAAAAAATTCTATAGAAGAGCTGTTTGAAAACATACCTCAAGAAGTTCGCTTAAAAGGGCCTTTAAATTTAGGTAAGCCCATGTCAGAAATAGAGCTTACAGCCCACATAAAGAAATACGCCAAAGAAAATAAAAGCCTTGAAGAGCTGACAAGTTTTTTAGGCGCTGGAGTATATGACCATTACATCCCTTCTGTTGTAAAGCATATAATATCTCATTCTGAATTTTACACGGCATATACTCCTTACCAGCCAGAAATAAGCCAAGGAACTTTACAAGCTATATTTGAGTACCAGACGATGATTACAAACCTCACAGGAATGGAAGTCACAAATGCTTCAATGTACGACGGAGCAACTGCCTGTACAGAAGCTGCAATTATGGCATGTGAAAATACACAAAGAAAAACCATATTAGTTTCAAAAACTGTAAATCCAGAAACTCGAAAAGTTTTAAAAACTTATATGCATTTTAGAGATATACAAGTAATTGAAATAGAGGACACAGAAGGTGTAACTGATATAGAAAAATTAAAAGATGAAATTGGTAGTAATACCGCGGCAGTAATTGTACAGTATCCTAATTTCTTTGGAATCATTGAAGATTTGCAAGAAATCGAGAAAATAACACATGAAAACAAAGCAATGTTAATAACTTACGTACATCCAATACCTCTCGGCATACTCAAATCGCCAGGAGAAATTGGCGCAGATATAGCTGTAGGAGACGGTCAATCACTTGGCAACGGATTAAATTTTGGTGGTCCTTATATTGGTTTTTTAGCTACAACGCAAAAGCTTGTGCGAAAAATGCCAGGAAGAATAGTAGGCCAGACAAAAGATGTAGATGGTAGACGTGCTTTTGTGCTTACTTTGCAAGCAAGAGAACAACACATAAGAAGAGAAAAGGCAACTTCAAATATTTGCTCCAACCACTCATTAAATGCTTTGACTGCTGCAATATATCTCGCAACTATGGGTAAAAAAGGTATAAAAGAAGTGGCTTATCAATGCACTCAAAAAGCTCATTATGCTTTTTCAGTGCTTACCACATCAGGAAAATATAAACCTGCTTTTAGCAAGCCCTTCTTTATGGAATTTGTATTAAAGGCTGATGTAGATGTAGACTTAATTAATAAAAAACTTTTAGAAAAGGACATATTAGGCGGATACAACCTCCACAGAGATTACGACAAATACAAAAATACAATGTTACTAGCCTTTACAGAAAAAAGGACAAAAGAAGAAATTGATGAGTTAAAAGCTCTGCTGGAGGTGATAGTGTGA
- the gcvT gene encoding glycine cleavage system aminomethyltransferase GcvT, with protein MDSLKKTPLFDLYKKYNGKIIDFAGWALPVQFESIISEHEAVRNAAGLFDVSHMGEITVKGREAFAFLQNLITNDLSKLKDNQVFYTFMCNYDGGVVDDLLVYKYSDKHYYLVVNAANIEKDYKWMRDNKGVYDVEINNISDEVSELAIQGPKAEEILQKLTDTDLSQIKFFYFKDNVKIAGVDCIVSRTGYTGEDGFEIYMPNKYAAELWEKIIETGKEYGLKPVGLGARDTLRFEAGLPLYGNELSEEITPLEAGFEFFVKFDKGNFIGKDALLKQKEEGLKRKIVGFEMIDNGIPRHGYEVRADNQKIGYITTGYFSPTLKKNIGLALIDAKYAEMGNQIEIVIRNKPLKALIISKNFYKKNYKK; from the coding sequence TTGGATAGCCTCAAAAAAACACCTCTTTTTGACCTTTACAAAAAATACAATGGAAAAATCATCGACTTTGCAGGATGGGCTCTCCCTGTTCAGTTTGAAAGCATAATTTCTGAGCACGAAGCAGTGAGAAACGCTGCAGGACTATTCGATGTTTCTCACATGGGAGAAATAACTGTAAAAGGGAGAGAAGCTTTTGCCTTTCTGCAAAATCTCATAACAAATGACTTGTCTAAATTAAAAGATAATCAAGTTTTTTACACCTTTATGTGCAATTACGATGGCGGCGTTGTAGACGACTTATTGGTCTACAAATATTCTGACAAACACTACTACCTTGTTGTAAATGCAGCTAATATAGAAAAGGATTATAAATGGATGAGGGATAACAAAGGAGTATATGATGTAGAGATAAATAACATTTCAGATGAAGTTTCTGAACTTGCAATACAAGGTCCAAAAGCAGAAGAAATACTTCAAAAACTTACAGATACTGACCTTTCGCAAATCAAATTTTTCTACTTCAAAGATAATGTCAAAATAGCAGGTGTTGACTGCATAGTGTCAAGAACCGGATACACAGGTGAAGACGGATTTGAAATTTACATGCCCAATAAATACGCAGCAGAATTATGGGAAAAAATAATTGAAACAGGCAAAGAATATGGGCTTAAACCAGTAGGATTAGGAGCAAGAGATACTTTGCGGTTTGAAGCCGGTTTGCCTCTATACGGAAATGAACTTTCAGAAGAGATAACTCCTTTAGAGGCAGGTTTTGAGTTTTTCGTCAAATTTGACAAAGGCAATTTCATCGGAAAAGATGCTTTACTAAAGCAAAAAGAAGAAGGGCTTAAACGTAAAATCGTAGGATTTGAAATGATAGACAATGGAATTCCAAGACACGGCTATGAAGTTCGTGCTGATAATCAAAAAATCGGCTATATCACAACCGGATATTTCTCACCTACATTAAAGAAAAACATAGGCCTTGCATTGATTGACGCAAAATACGCAGAAATGGGAAATCAAATTGAAATTGTGATAAGAAACAAGCCACTTAAGGCTTTAATCATAAGCAAAAACTTTTACAAGAAAAATTATAAAAAGTAA
- a CDS encoding nucleotidyltransferase domain-containing protein, which produces MRPYEKEIQSIKNQIIQKYKPEDIYLFGSCARGIITKRSDIDICVIIATDNKRKLIQQMLIELDYTVDIDIIVYTPEEWKKYKNDPSTFAYLIKSKGVSLLG; this is translated from the coding sequence ATGAGACCTTATGAAAAAGAAATACAAAGCATAAAAAATCAGATAATTCAAAAATATAAGCCAGAGGATATATACCTTTTTGGTTCATGTGCGAGAGGTATAATAACTAAAAGAAGTGACATAGATATATGTGTGATTATTGCTACGGATAATAAAAGAAAACTCATTCAGCAAATGCTCATAGAACTTGATTACACCGTTGACATAGATATAATAGTTTACACTCCGGAAGAATGGAAAAAGTACAAAAATGACCCTTCAACTTTCGCTTATTTAATTAAATCAAAAGGAGTGAGTTTGCTTGGTTGA
- a CDS encoding NAD(P)/FAD-dependent oxidoreductase — protein MKVAIIGAGMSGLCCAYTLEKLGIHCDIYERKHTIGSLYSFGELLLQIIHRPVKDPLEFIKNQYGIFIEPLSKVNTVIMNSPNNTATIKGNLGYILQRGQGEESIENQLANNVNSKINFNANPDYRELAKSYDYVVIATGNNIIAKQLTEFKNTVSSKVKGGIALGEFEPNTVCIWFNTRYARSGFGYLVPFNQNKASIILVSTYTQKEELEDMWQTFLYQEKLNYEIIETFETELDVGIADRHQIDNIYLIGNAGGFLDPFLGFGLLNSIESAVYAAESIVHGYNYEKMVNKIMKKVNMFSDFRIAVDNMKNEDYDRIVEMIKKPLVRSFIYNTNVNVIKYLRSIVKLANTKAKKPSN, from the coding sequence ATGAAAGTAGCGATAATTGGGGCAGGAATGTCAGGTCTATGTTGTGCTTATACTCTTGAAAAATTGGGAATACATTGTGATATTTATGAAAGAAAACATACAATTGGCAGCCTCTATTCTTTCGGGGAATTGCTGTTGCAAATCATCCATAGGCCTGTAAAAGACCCTCTTGAATTTATAAAAAATCAATATGGTATTTTTATTGAACCCTTGAGCAAGGTAAATACTGTAATTATGAATTCGCCAAATAATACAGCGACCATTAAGGGCAATCTTGGTTACATATTGCAAAGGGGTCAAGGAGAAGAAAGTATTGAGAATCAATTAGCGAATAATGTAAACTCAAAGATAAATTTTAATGCAAATCCTGATTACAGAGAATTGGCAAAATCCTATGATTATGTGGTAATTGCTACTGGAAATAACATTATAGCAAAGCAGCTTACAGAGTTTAAAAATACAGTTTCATCAAAGGTTAAAGGAGGTATTGCATTAGGAGAATTTGAGCCTAATACTGTATGCATATGGTTTAATACTAGATATGCAAGGTCAGGCTTTGGTTATCTTGTACCGTTTAATCAAAATAAAGCATCGATAATTCTTGTATCTACATATACGCAAAAAGAAGAACTTGAGGATATGTGGCAGACTTTTTTATACCAAGAGAAATTAAATTATGAGATAATTGAAACTTTTGAGACAGAACTAGACGTAGGCATAGCAGATAGGCACCAAATAGACAATATATATTTAATAGGGAATGCGGGAGGTTTTTTAGACCCTTTTTTAGGATTTGGTCTTTTAAATTCTATAGAAAGTGCAGTTTATGCGGCAGAGTCAATAGTACACGGATACAACTATGAAAAGATGGTGAATAAAATAATGAAAAAAGTTAATATGTTTTCAGATTTTAGAATTGCGGTAGACAATATGAAAAATGAAGATTACGATAGAATAGTAGAAATGATTAAAAAGCCTTTAGTAAGAAGTTTTATTTACAATACCAATGTGAATGTAATTAAATATTTGCGTTCTATAGTAAAATTAGCAAATACAAAAGCAAAAAAACCCAGCAACTAA
- the gcvH gene encoding glycine cleavage system protein GcvH: MKVLEGLYYSKDHEWVKVEGDKAYVGITDYAQHSLGNIVYIELPEVGAELSAGDVLGVVESVKAASDVYIPVNGKVIDVNTSIIDDPSLVNNDPYENWMILVELKDKSQLDNLMTAEKYKKFLDEE, translated from the coding sequence ATGAAAGTTTTAGAAGGCTTATATTACTCAAAAGACCATGAATGGGTCAAAGTGGAAGGGGACAAAGCATATGTGGGAATAACAGATTATGCTCAGCATTCTTTAGGAAACATAGTGTATATTGAGCTTCCAGAAGTAGGCGCAGAACTCTCTGCTGGCGATGTACTTGGAGTTGTAGAATCTGTAAAAGCTGCATCTGACGTTTACATACCTGTAAATGGAAAAGTAATAGATGTGAACACCTCGATTATAGACGACCCCTCTCTGGTCAATAATGACCCTTACGAAAACTGGATGATATTAGTAGAACTTAAAGATAAATCACAGCTTGATAATTTGATGACAGCCGAAAAATATAAAAAATTTTTAGATGAGGAGTGA
- the fbp gene encoding fructose-1,6-bisphosphate aldolase/phosphatase, which produces MSKITLTVIKADVGGSVGHTDVHPELLEIAKEHLKEKGKMLIDFCVTHVGDDLELIMTHKGGVDNKEVHKLAWDALWACAQRAKELKLYGAGQDLLKDSFSGNVKGLGPGVAEMEFEERKSEPVIIFMADKTEPGAWNLPLYKMFADPFNTIGLVIDPSMHQGFKFEVYDMIGHKKIIFETPQEIYDMLVFIGATGRYCVRKVYTKNNEIAAVSSTQRMNFMAGKYIGKDDPVLIVRCQNGLPAVGEALEPFANPHLVAGWMRGSHNGPMIPVSIEDAVPTRFDGPPRVCALGFQLAEGKLIGPQDFFKDVAFNNARKKALEIADYIRSMGPFEPHRLHLEELEYTTFPQVAEKLQGRWEEE; this is translated from the coding sequence ATGTCAAAAATAACTTTAACGGTGATTAAGGCAGATGTTGGTGGATCAGTAGGCCATACAGATGTACATCCAGAGCTACTTGAAATTGCTAAAGAGCATCTTAAAGAAAAAGGAAAAATGCTTATAGACTTTTGTGTAACACATGTAGGAGATGACCTTGAACTTATAATGACTCACAAAGGAGGAGTTGACAACAAAGAGGTTCACAAGCTTGCATGGGATGCACTTTGGGCTTGTGCACAAAGAGCAAAAGAACTTAAGTTGTATGGTGCGGGACAGGATTTGCTAAAAGATTCTTTTTCAGGCAATGTAAAAGGATTGGGACCGGGAGTTGCAGAGATGGAATTTGAAGAGAGAAAAAGCGAACCTGTTATAATTTTTATGGCTGATAAAACAGAACCAGGGGCATGGAATTTACCTCTTTATAAGATGTTTGCAGACCCCTTTAATACCATAGGTCTTGTAATCGATCCTAGTATGCACCAAGGGTTTAAATTTGAAGTTTATGATATGATTGGACATAAAAAAATAATATTTGAAACTCCCCAGGAGATTTATGACATGTTGGTATTTATTGGAGCTACAGGGCGATATTGCGTACGAAAAGTGTATACAAAAAACAATGAAATTGCAGCAGTGTCTTCTACTCAAAGGATGAATTTTATGGCAGGGAAATACATAGGAAAAGATGACCCTGTACTTATTGTGAGATGCCAAAATGGTCTTCCGGCAGTAGGTGAAGCATTAGAACCTTTTGCTAATCCTCATCTTGTTGCTGGCTGGATGAGAGGATCTCATAATGGCCCTATGATACCAGTCTCGATAGAAGATGCTGTACCTACAAGATTTGATGGTCCTCCAAGAGTATGTGCTTTAGGTTTTCAATTGGCAGAAGGAAAGCTTATAGGACCACAGGACTTCTTTAAAGACGTTGCCTTCAATAATGCAAGGAAAAAAGCATTAGAAATAGCTGATTATATAAGGAGCATGGGACCCTTTGAACCTCACAGGTTGCATTTAGAAGAGTTGGAATATACTACTTTTCCTCAGGTTGCTGAAAAACTTCAAGGGAGATGGGAAGAAGAATGA